The DNA sequence CAGCAACAAGTCCCTCTATACCTCGGTGAATTTGGGTGTATTCGCGCTTGCTTTGAACAGCAACGTGGAGGCTTGCAATGGATAAGTGATGTATTAGATGTTGTAGATGAATATCAAACTCATTTTAACTTTCATAGCTACCATGAAGACGCCTTTGCTTTGTATTATGGTAGCGGTAAGTTACCTCGAGAAACAGACTCAAATAAAGCGTTAATTCATTGGTTTAGCGATAGGTTGAGTAAGGGTGAGTAAGCTAAGTTGAGTTAACGATAATTTTTGCCACGTTATTCACCTTAGTTAGTATTTAGTCAACTACAATAGAAGGTAAGTTGTCTTTATTGCTCTCCTTATGGGTTAAGGAATAGGCATACGCATGAGAATTGTTCTGCTACTTATGCTGGTTTTGGCTATCACTAAGGTGTATGCCGATGAGCCACATCTACGTATTTCTACCGTAGAAAATGTTGCAGCCTACCCTGAGGTGGTCAACATGCTGTCTCGTGCTTATGCTGAATTGGGTTATCACATTGAGCTGGTGCCAATGCCAGCCAAGCGTTCACTGCGTCAAGCTAAAGAAAATATTGATATCGATGCTGAGCTGGCCAGAACTGAATATGCCGCTCCATTTCTGCCAAATCATTTGCGTATCCCTATACCCATTGCATACATCACGATCGCAGCTTTTGTGATGCGAGATGATCTGGAAATTGTTAACTGGCAAAGCCTACAGGCCTATGGCGTGGGTGGTGTCCGTGGTCATTTGTTC is a window from the Agarivorans sp. TSD2052 genome containing:
- a CDS encoding substrate-binding periplasmic protein; translated protein: MRIVLLLMLVLAITKVYADEPHLRISTVENVAAYPEVVNMLSRAYAELGYHIELVPMPAKRSLRQAKENIDIDAELARTEYAAPFLPNHLRIPIPIAYITIAAFVMRDDLEIVNWQSLQAYGVGGVRGHLFLESKLKNHNKLLFLSSANQALTMLSRGRLDVVILPQTMGEYVVKQNWHSQVKMVSPALDYVPLYHYLHQKHHAIAGNLTQALSKQVDAHLVKNQAY